From a single Deltaproteobacteria bacterium genomic region:
- a CDS encoding electron transfer flavoprotein subunit beta — translation MEILVCVKRVPDTAENEIAVNKDGSDIVRDDLVYSVNEWDNYA, via the coding sequence ATGGAAATTCTGGTTTGCGTGAAGCGCGTTCCCGACACCGCAGAGAACGAGATTGCGGTGAACAAGGACGGAAGCGACATCGTGCGCGACGATCTGGTCTACTCCGTCAACGAGTGGGACAACTACGCG
- a CDS encoding argininosuccinate synthase: protein MAKKIEKIVLAYSGGLDTSVILKWLAETYQCQVVAFCADIGQGDELDPVRKKAVDTGASAVYVEDLRESFVRDFVFPAFRANAIYEGQYLLGTSLARPIIAKAQMEVAKRENADAVSHGATGKGNDQVRFELTYLAIDPNIRIVAPWREWDLNSRTKLMDYAEKHGIPVPTTKKKPYSSDRNLLHISFEGGILEDPWRAPDDDMFILTVSPEKAPDKAEEILVAFESGNPVAVNGERLSPANLLARLNELGGRHGVGRVDLVENRYVGMKSRGVYETPGGTILRAAHMAMESITLDREVAHLRDSLIPRYAELVYYGFWFSPEMELLQKMVDDTQKNVTGEVRLKLYKGNVTVLGRRSEKSLYRTDFVTFEEDDVYKQADATGFIRLNALRLRIRAMMEKG from the coding sequence GTGGCGAAAAAAATTGAGAAAATCGTTCTGGCTTATTCCGGGGGCCTGGACACCTCGGTCATTTTGAAGTGGCTGGCCGAAACCTACCAGTGCCAGGTGGTGGCCTTCTGCGCCGACATCGGCCAGGGAGACGAGCTTGACCCGGTGCGCAAAAAGGCGGTGGACACCGGAGCCAGCGCGGTTTACGTGGAGGACCTTAGGGAGTCCTTTGTTCGGGACTTCGTCTTCCCGGCCTTCCGGGCCAACGCGATATATGAAGGCCAGTATCTTCTTGGCACCTCGCTGGCCCGGCCCATCATAGCCAAGGCCCAGATGGAGGTGGCTAAAAGGGAGAACGCCGACGCCGTGAGCCACGGGGCCACCGGCAAGGGGAACGACCAGGTGCGCTTCGAGCTCACCTATCTGGCCATTGATCCCAACATAAGGATCGTGGCCCCCTGGCGCGAGTGGGACCTGAATTCCCGCACCAAGCTCATGGATTACGCCGAAAAGCACGGCATCCCGGTCCCCACCACCAAGAAAAAGCCCTACAGCTCGGATCGCAACCTCCTTCACATCAGCTTCGAGGGCGGAATCCTGGAAGACCCCTGGCGCGCGCCTGACGATGACATGTTCATACTTACGGTCTCGCCCGAAAAGGCCCCGGACAAGGCGGAAGAAATCCTGGTGGCCTTTGAATCCGGCAACCCGGTGGCGGTGAACGGCGAACGCCTTTCCCCGGCGAACCTCCTTGCGCGCCTCAACGAGCTTGGCGGCAGGCACGGCGTGGGCCGGGTGGACCTTGTGGAAAACCGCTACGTGGGCATGAAAAGCCGGGGCGTTTACGAGACCCCGGGCGGAACCATCCTTCGGGCGGCCCACATGGCCATGGAGTCCATCACCCTCGACCGCGAAGTGGCCCATCTGCGCGACTCCCTGATTCCGCGCTACGCGGAGCTGGTCTACTACGGGTTCTGGTTCTCGCCGGAAATGGAGCTTCTCCAAAAAATGGTGGACGACACCCAGAAAAACGTGACGGGCGAGGTTCGCCTCAAGCTCTACAAAGGAAACGTGACGGTTCTGGGCCGCCGCTCCGAAAAGAGCCTCTACCGTACGGATTTCGTCACCTTCGAGGAGGACGACGTTTACAAGCAGGCCGACGCCACGGGCTTCATACGCTTGAACGCCCTGCGGCTGCGCATACGGGCCATGATGGAAAAGGGATAG